A genomic window from Dechloromonas sp. A34 includes:
- a CDS encoding peptidylprolyl isomerase yields MHNISRLAALLLAGTIISAPAFAQSKAVATVNGQAIPQSVYDAFVSEQKAQGAPDNAELQGAVKEELIRRELLAQEAKKKGLDKKGTVPGQIELAKQAVLIRAFLTDYVQAHPISEDRLKAEYEAIKTNLGSTEYKARHVLVDKEDDAKAIIAKLEKGEKFSELAKQSKDPGSKDKGGELGWSSPATYVKPFGEALTKLKKGEYTKAPVKSDFGYHVIQLDDSRPMTPPPYEQVKPQLQQRASQQQVEQLVKDLRTKAKVN; encoded by the coding sequence ATGCATAACATTTCCCGCCTGGCCGCCCTGCTGCTTGCCGGCACCATCATTTCCGCCCCGGCCTTCGCACAGAGCAAGGCGGTCGCCACCGTCAATGGCCAGGCCATTCCGCAGTCGGTCTATGACGCCTTTGTTTCCGAACAGAAGGCGCAGGGCGCCCCGGACAATGCCGAACTGCAAGGTGCCGTCAAGGAAGAGCTGATTCGTCGCGAACTGCTCGCCCAGGAAGCCAAGAAGAAGGGCCTGGACAAGAAGGGCACGGTTCCCGGACAGATCGAACTGGCCAAGCAGGCCGTGCTGATCCGCGCCTTCCTGACCGACTACGTGCAGGCCCACCCGATCAGCGAAGACCGCCTGAAGGCCGAATACGAAGCCATCAAGACCAACCTCGGCAGCACCGAATACAAGGCCCGCCATGTGCTGGTCGACAAGGAAGACGACGCCAAGGCGATCATCGCCAAGCTTGAAAAGGGCGAAAAATTCTCCGAACTGGCCAAGCAGTCGAAGGATCCGGGCTCCAAGGACAAGGGCGGCGAACTCGGCTGGAGCTCCCCGGCCACCTACGTCAAGCCGTTCGGCGAAGCGCTGACCAAGCTGAAGAAGGGCGAATACACCAAGGCCCCGGTCAAGTCCGATTTCGGCTACCACGTCATTCAACTCGACGACTCCCGCCCGATGACGCCGCCGCCGTACGAGCAGGTCAAACCGCAACTGCAGCAACGCGCCAGCCAGCAACAGGTCGAACAGCTGGTCAAGGATTTGCGGACCAAGGCCAAAGTAAACTAA
- the nosD gene encoding nitrous oxide reductase family maturation protein NosD, with amino-acid sequence MDTPAPAATPLQPWLDTALPGATIRLPPGTYQGPATISKPLTLEGGGKVVIDAGGRGSVLTVRADDVTLRGLTLRGSGDSHDQLDSGLMAEGSRLLIENNVIEDVLFGISLHRSTDSVVRRNRIRSRPVDVADRGDGLRLWYSTGNRIEDNDIAQMRDVTVSNSPHNRFTGNTIRGSRRALNFLFAHRSLVADNLFEHNSTGITALNSDGLIIRRNRILHAMEASGAGIALKETSAALVEGNEIVHCAHGIMADSSTHPLNRIVFIDNLIAHNVTGIHFYGVRGSHIALGNTFRSNLWPVSTVGEGDPTNDSWIGNSWDDYEGFDRNADGIGDQPHERYAWADRIWIETPAAKFFRNSPVLELLDFLERLAPFSVPTLILRDPAPRLKR; translated from the coding sequence TTGGATACCCCCGCGCCGGCCGCCACCCCGCTGCAGCCCTGGCTCGACACGGCTTTGCCGGGGGCCACCATCCGCCTGCCGCCGGGTACCTATCAAGGGCCGGCGACAATCAGCAAGCCGCTGACCCTGGAAGGCGGCGGCAAGGTCGTGATCGATGCCGGCGGCCGGGGCAGCGTCCTGACTGTCCGGGCCGACGACGTCACCCTGCGCGGCCTGACCTTGCGCGGCAGCGGCGACTCGCATGACCAGCTGGACAGCGGGCTGATGGCCGAAGGCAGCCGGCTGCTGATCGAAAACAACGTGATCGAGGACGTCCTGTTCGGCATCTCGCTGCACCGGAGCACCGATAGCGTCGTACGCCGCAACCGCATCCGCTCGCGCCCGGTCGATGTCGCCGACCGCGGCGACGGCCTGCGTCTCTGGTACAGCACCGGCAACCGCATCGAAGACAACGATATCGCCCAGATGCGTGATGTCACGGTCAGCAACTCACCGCACAACCGCTTCACCGGCAATACGATCCGTGGCAGCCGACGGGCCCTGAACTTCCTGTTTGCCCATCGCAGCCTGGTTGCCGACAACCTGTTCGAGCACAACTCGACCGGCATCACTGCGCTCAACTCGGATGGTCTGATCATCCGCCGCAACCGCATTCTGCACGCGATGGAAGCCTCCGGTGCCGGCATCGCCCTCAAGGAGACCTCTGCAGCGCTGGTCGAGGGCAACGAGATCGTGCATTGCGCCCACGGCATCATGGCCGACTCGTCGACCCATCCGCTCAACCGCATTGTCTTCATCGATAATCTGATCGCCCACAACGTCACCGGCATCCATTTCTACGGCGTGCGGGGCAGTCACATCGCCCTCGGCAACACCTTCCGCAGCAACCTGTGGCCGGTCAGCACCGTCGGCGAAGGCGATCCGACCAACGATAGCTGGATCGGCAACAGCTGGGACGATTACGAGGGTTTCGACCGCAACGCCGACGGGATCGGCGACCAGCCCCATGAGCGCTATGCCTGGGCCGACCGGATCTGGATCGAGACGCCGGCCGCCAAGTTCTTTCGCAACTCGCCGGTGCTCGAGCTGCTGGACTTTCTCGAACGACTGGCACCGTTTTCGGTGCCGACCCTCATCCTGCGCGACCCGGCGCCGCGCCTCAAACGCTGA
- a CDS encoding sulfite exporter TauE/SafE family protein, whose translation MDYLYTLSGFAVGAIVGLTGVGGGSLMTPLLVLVFGINPATAVGTDLLYAALTKAGGTVAHGKKGHIDWSITGRLALGSIPAAAITLWVLSQLPKGSNAIGAVISHGLGFALLLTAIAILFGRKLRDYASRHEDSPLRQCCLGKITVAVGAILGVLVTISSVGAGALGVAALFFLYPKLSPVKIVGSDVAHAVPLTLVAGLGHWAMGGVDWALLGSLLLGSLPGIWLGTQISAKVPEHILRRFLASMLILIGGKLVFA comes from the coding sequence ATGGATTATCTCTATACCCTCTCGGGCTTTGCCGTCGGCGCCATCGTCGGCCTCACCGGCGTCGGTGGCGGCTCGCTGATGACACCGCTGCTGGTGCTGGTCTTCGGCATCAACCCCGCCACCGCGGTCGGCACCGACCTGCTCTACGCGGCGCTAACCAAGGCCGGCGGCACCGTGGCGCACGGCAAGAAAGGGCATATCGACTGGTCGATCACCGGCCGCCTGGCGCTGGGCAGCATCCCGGCCGCCGCCATCACGCTGTGGGTCCTGTCGCAACTGCCCAAGGGCAGCAATGCAATTGGTGCCGTGATTTCGCACGGCCTCGGCTTCGCCCTGCTGCTGACCGCCATCGCCATCCTCTTCGGTCGCAAGCTGCGCGACTACGCCAGCCGCCATGAGGATTCGCCGCTGCGCCAGTGCTGCCTGGGCAAGATCACCGTCGCCGTCGGCGCCATTCTCGGCGTCCTGGTCACCATTTCCTCGGTCGGCGCCGGCGCCCTGGGCGTTGCTGCGCTCTTCTTCCTCTACCCGAAACTATCCCCGGTCAAGATTGTCGGATCGGATGTCGCCCACGCGGTGCCGCTGACCCTGGTCGCCGGTCTCGGTCACTGGGCCATGGGCGGCGTCGACTGGGCACTGCTTGGCAGTCTGCTGCTCGGTTCGCTGCCCGGCATCTGGCTCGGTACCCAGATTTCGGCCAAGGTGCCGGAACACATTCTTCGCCGCTTTCTCGCCTCGATGCTCATCCTCATCGGTGGCAAGCTGGTCTTTGCTTAA
- a CDS encoding nitrite/sulfite reductase translates to MYKYDAIDRQLINERVEQFRDQVSRWQSGELTGDEFRPLRLQNGLYVQRHAPMLRIAVPYGMMNTAQLRKLAFVARTYDRGYGHFSTRHNCQFNWPKIEDCPDILGHLAEVDMHAIQTSGNCLRNITTDQFAGVAADEVIDPRPLAEILRQWTTFHPEFAFLPRKFKIAISGTREDRAVTWFHDIGLHLKEVNGETGFTVIVGGGLGRTPIRGQIVREFLPWQHLLTYCEAILRVYNRQGRRDNAYKARIKILVQALGVEAFSQLVEEEWAHGKDGPATLTQAEYDRVAAHFTAPAYAQVAGEDASFAQHRQDNPAFARWLERNTHPHRVAGYRAVTLSLKQHGVAPGDITADQMEIVADLADHFSFGELRISHEQNIILADVQEAHLYALWLTAKGAGLATPNIGLLTGIICCPGGDFCDLANAKSIPIANAIQARFDDLDYLFDIGEIDLNISGCMNACGHHHVGHIGVLGVDKNEAEFYQVTLGGRQGNDARLGKVIGPSFSAEEMPDVVEKIIKVYLDNRHADERFLDTFDRIGIDPFKNLVYEGRAHGKAKAAQTEAA, encoded by the coding sequence ATGTACAAATACGATGCCATCGACCGCCAGCTGATCAACGAGCGCGTCGAGCAATTTCGTGACCAGGTCAGTCGCTGGCAGAGCGGCGAGCTGACCGGCGACGAGTTCCGCCCGCTGCGCCTGCAGAACGGCCTCTACGTCCAGCGCCACGCCCCGATGCTGCGCATCGCCGTGCCCTACGGCATGATGAATACCGCCCAGTTGCGCAAGCTGGCTTTCGTTGCCCGCACCTACGACCGCGGCTACGGCCATTTTTCGACGCGCCACAACTGCCAGTTCAACTGGCCGAAGATTGAGGATTGCCCGGACATTCTCGGCCACTTGGCCGAGGTCGACATGCATGCCATCCAGACTTCCGGTAACTGCCTGCGCAATATCACCACCGACCAGTTCGCCGGCGTCGCCGCCGACGAGGTGATCGACCCGCGGCCGCTGGCCGAAATCCTCCGCCAATGGACGACCTTCCACCCGGAATTCGCCTTCCTGCCGCGCAAGTTCAAGATCGCCATTTCGGGCACCCGCGAAGACCGCGCCGTCACCTGGTTCCACGACATCGGCCTGCATCTCAAGGAAGTCAATGGCGAGACCGGCTTCACGGTCATCGTCGGCGGCGGCCTCGGCCGCACCCCGATCCGCGGCCAGATCGTCCGCGAATTCCTTCCCTGGCAACACCTGCTGACCTATTGCGAGGCCATCCTCCGCGTCTACAACCGCCAGGGCCGGCGCGACAACGCTTACAAGGCGCGCATCAAGATTCTGGTCCAGGCGCTCGGCGTCGAAGCCTTCAGCCAACTGGTCGAAGAAGAATGGGCTCACGGCAAGGACGGCCCGGCCACGCTGACCCAGGCCGAATACGACCGCGTCGCCGCCCACTTCACGGCCCCGGCCTATGCCCAGGTGGCCGGCGAGGACGCCTCTTTTGCCCAGCACCGCCAGGACAATCCGGCCTTCGCCCGCTGGCTGGAGCGCAACACGCATCCGCACCGGGTCGCCGGCTATCGCGCCGTGACCCTGTCGCTCAAGCAGCACGGCGTCGCCCCGGGCGACATCACCGCCGACCAGATGGAAATCGTCGCCGACCTCGCCGACCACTTCAGCTTCGGCGAACTGCGCATCTCGCACGAACAGAACATCATCCTCGCCGACGTCCAGGAAGCCCATCTCTACGCCCTCTGGCTGACCGCCAAGGGCGCCGGCCTGGCAACCCCCAACATCGGCCTGCTGACCGGCATCATCTGCTGCCCGGGCGGCGATTTCTGCGATCTCGCCAACGCCAAGTCGATTCCCATCGCCAACGCCATCCAGGCCCGCTTCGACGACCTCGACTACCTGTTCGACATCGGCGAGATCGACCTCAACATCTCGGGCTGCATGAACGCCTGCGGCCACCACCACGTCGGCCACATCGGCGTGCTCGGCGTCGACAAGAACGAGGCCGAGTTCTACCAGGTGACGCTGGGCGGCCGCCAGGGCAATGACGCGCGCCTCGGCAAGGTGATCGGCCCCTCCTTCTCGGCAGAGGAAATGCCGGACGTCGTCGAGAAGATCATCAAGGTCTACCTCGACAACCGCCATGCCGACGAGCGCTTCCTCGACACTTTCGACCGCATCGGCATCGACCCCTTCAAGAACCTCGTCTACGAAGGCCGCGCCCATGGCAAGGCCAAGGCGGCACAAACGGAGGCCGCATAA
- a CDS encoding BolA family protein: MSNATVELLRQRLAVLQPQSIAIEDESHRHAGHAGAKDGGHYQLDIVAAAFAGKNTVARHRLIYDAAGDLMRGRIHALSIRALAPDEV; this comes from the coding sequence TTGAGCAACGCAACCGTCGAGCTGCTGCGTCAGCGTCTGGCCGTCCTGCAACCGCAGTCGATCGCCATCGAAGACGAGTCGCATCGCCACGCCGGCCATGCCGGAGCCAAGGATGGCGGGCACTACCAGCTCGACATTGTCGCCGCCGCATTCGCCGGCAAGAATACCGTCGCCCGCCACCGCCTGATCTACGACGCGGCTGGCGACCTGATGCGCGGCCGCATTCATGCCTTGAGCATCCGCGCACTGGCACCGGACGAAGTATAA
- a CDS encoding EAL and HDOD domain-containing protein: protein MFSSLKNLFGGKPKDVDNAPTPAPGPLPEAAAPVDSSDNSAFLYREAVFDRKNRLAGHLFYLRGSTTLANAQGLRQRQFDRILLDTLNASQDSWNTSLAFIPLSSASLDLPAIDQLKTTNVVLLIQLADEAEADKLCPRLEALRERGLAIGIFRQPKNLAFTGAILLADYGAIDVGSNEANTIRDFSAAFRASEKSHPIHLFGSNIDSIDDHRFCHQWHFDYFHGPFAAASPRRTDDAGADPHKVQLLNLLRLVQGEAETVEIAEAMKQDPLLAFRILRYLNSAALGLDHRIDSLGQALIILGRQRLTRWLSVLLFSVRDPGFGDWLLVESALTRGRLMEVLGKQLMPGHPADPLFLTGIFSCLDRLLRRPLAEILDDMPLSDDVRAALLERRGPYAALLDVADASDAFDLERMEITAQVAGAKPDAVNRALLAATAWASEVTEHWE, encoded by the coding sequence TTGTTCAGCAGCCTGAAAAACCTGTTTGGCGGCAAGCCGAAAGACGTCGATAACGCCCCGACCCCGGCCCCTGGCCCGCTACCGGAAGCCGCCGCGCCAGTAGACTCCAGCGACAACTCGGCATTTCTCTACCGGGAAGCCGTCTTCGACCGCAAGAATCGACTGGCAGGACACCTCTTTTATCTGCGCGGCTCGACCACGCTCGCCAACGCCCAGGGACTGCGTCAGCGCCAGTTCGATCGCATCCTGCTCGATACGCTGAATGCCAGCCAGGACAGCTGGAACACCAGCCTGGCCTTCATTCCGCTGAGCTCAGCCAGCCTCGATCTGCCGGCCATCGACCAGCTGAAAACCACGAATGTAGTGCTGCTCATCCAGTTGGCCGACGAAGCCGAAGCCGACAAGCTTTGCCCCCGCCTTGAAGCCCTCCGCGAACGCGGCCTGGCGATCGGCATCTTCCGGCAACCGAAAAATCTCGCCTTCACCGGCGCCATCCTGCTCGCCGACTATGGTGCGATCGATGTCGGCAGTAACGAGGCCAACACCATCCGCGACTTTTCGGCAGCATTTCGGGCCAGCGAAAAGTCGCACCCGATCCATCTGTTCGGCAGCAATATCGATTCGATTGACGACCATCGATTCTGCCATCAATGGCATTTCGACTACTTCCATGGTCCGTTCGCCGCCGCCTCGCCCCGCCGCACGGATGACGCCGGCGCCGACCCACACAAGGTGCAGTTGCTCAACCTGCTGCGCCTGGTGCAGGGCGAAGCCGAGACGGTTGAAATCGCCGAGGCGATGAAACAGGATCCGCTGCTCGCCTTCCGCATCCTGCGCTATCTGAACTCGGCCGCACTCGGCCTCGACCACCGCATCGACTCGCTGGGCCAGGCGCTGATCATTCTAGGCCGGCAGCGGCTGACCCGCTGGCTCTCCGTTTTGCTGTTCTCGGTCCGCGACCCCGGCTTTGGCGACTGGCTGCTGGTTGAAAGCGCGCTGACCCGTGGCCGACTGATGGAAGTGCTGGGCAAGCAACTGATGCCCGGCCATCCCGCCGATCCCTTATTCCTGACCGGCATCTTCTCCTGCCTCGATCGCCTGCTGCGCCGCCCGCTGGCCGAGATTCTCGACGACATGCCCTTGTCCGACGACGTGCGCGCCGCGCTGCTTGAACGGCGCGGCCCCTATGCCGCCCTGCTCGATGTCGCCGATGCCAGTGATGCCTTCGATCTGGAGCGGATGGAAATTACCGCCCAGGTTGCGGGTGCCAAACCGGATGCCGTCAACCGCGCCCTGCTTGCGGCAACGGCCTGGGCCAGCGAAGTCACGGAACATTGGGAGTAG
- a CDS encoding CysB family HTH-type transcriptional regulator — protein MKLQQLRYIVEIQRQGLNVSEAAESLYTSQPGISKQVKLLEDELGISIFERSGKRFTGVTEPGKAVLAIAERILREAENLKRASAEFATGDSGRLVLAATHTQARYALPVVVRDFVAQHPTVKLEMHQGSPIQIAEWVVAGEADIGIATESLDQYPQLVTLPVRQWSHCVIAPEGHPILKSLPLSLNELVKWPLITYDSAFTGRSRINRAFERIDAHPNVALTALDADVIKTYVSLGLGLGIISALAFDAQRDSGLVALDASHLFESNTTRLALRRGTYLRRYDYDLITLFAPHLSKRVVEMAMQGGGDAYQL, from the coding sequence ATGAAACTTCAGCAACTGCGTTACATCGTTGAAATCCAGCGCCAGGGGCTGAACGTGTCCGAGGCGGCCGAATCGCTCTACACCTCGCAGCCGGGCATCTCCAAGCAGGTCAAGCTGCTTGAGGACGAATTGGGCATCTCGATCTTCGAGCGCAGCGGCAAGCGCTTCACCGGCGTCACAGAACCGGGCAAGGCGGTGCTGGCGATTGCCGAACGCATTCTGCGCGAGGCGGAAAACCTCAAGCGGGCGAGCGCCGAGTTTGCCACCGGCGATTCCGGTCGGCTGGTCCTGGCGGCTACCCATACCCAGGCGCGCTATGCACTGCCGGTCGTGGTCCGCGACTTCGTTGCCCAGCATCCGACCGTCAAGCTGGAGATGCATCAGGGCAGTCCGATCCAGATCGCCGAATGGGTGGTGGCTGGCGAGGCGGATATCGGGATTGCCACCGAATCGCTCGACCAGTATCCACAGTTGGTTACGCTGCCGGTGCGCCAGTGGAGCCATTGCGTGATCGCTCCGGAAGGCCATCCCATCCTGAAATCCCTGCCGCTGTCGCTGAACGAACTGGTCAAGTGGCCGCTGATTACCTATGACTCGGCGTTTACCGGCCGCTCGCGGATCAACCGCGCCTTCGAGCGCATCGACGCGCACCCCAATGTTGCGTTGACCGCCCTCGACGCCGACGTGATCAAAACCTATGTCAGTCTGGGTCTCGGCCTCGGCATCATCTCGGCGCTCGCCTTCGATGCCCAGCGCGACAGCGGCCTGGTGGCGCTCGATGCCTCGCACCTGTTCGAATCCAATACCACCCGCCTCGCCCTGCGCCGCGGGACTTACCTGCGCCGCTACGACTACGATCTGATTACCCTGTTCGCCCCGCATCTGTCGAAGCGGGTGGTCGAAATGGCCATGCAGGGCGGTGGGGATGCTTATCAACTATGA
- a CDS encoding phosphoadenylyl-sulfate reductase yields the protein MTPSLLNITPELTASVATKTIAAQALLADIAADWSPATFANSLGAEDMVLTDLIAKFNANSPAKPIEIFSLDTGRLPLETYDLMAAVQQHYGLKLKVYFPQSAGVENFVRSNGINAFYESIELRKACCYVRKVEPLQRALAGKKAWITGLRAQQAATRVGLPTREYDDGNRLEKFNPLADWSEKEVWTYIKQNGVPYNALHDKFYPSIGCAPCTRAISLGEDVRSGRWWWENPESKECGLHVKA from the coding sequence ATGACCCCGAGCCTGCTCAATATCACCCCCGAACTGACCGCCAGCGTCGCCACCAAGACCATCGCCGCGCAAGCCCTGCTCGCCGACATCGCCGCCGACTGGTCGCCCGCCACCTTCGCCAACAGCCTGGGCGCCGAGGACATGGTGCTGACCGACCTGATCGCGAAGTTCAACGCAAACTCGCCGGCCAAGCCGATCGAAATCTTCAGCCTCGACACCGGCCGCCTGCCGCTCGAAACCTATGACCTGATGGCCGCCGTGCAGCAGCACTACGGCCTCAAGCTCAAGGTCTATTTCCCGCAGAGTGCAGGTGTCGAGAACTTCGTGCGCAGCAATGGGATCAACGCATTCTACGAATCGATCGAACTGCGCAAGGCCTGCTGCTACGTGCGCAAGGTCGAACCGTTGCAACGCGCCCTGGCCGGCAAGAAGGCCTGGATCACCGGCCTGCGCGCCCAGCAGGCGGCGACCCGCGTCGGCCTGCCGACTCGCGAGTACGACGACGGTAACCGACTGGAAAAATTCAACCCGCTCGCCGACTGGTCGGAAAAGGAAGTCTGGACCTACATCAAGCAGAACGGCGTGCCCTACAACGCGCTGCACGACAAGTTCTATCCCAGCATCGGCTGTGCCCCCTGCACGCGCGCCATCAGCCTCGGCGAGGACGTCCGCTCCGGGCGCTGGTGGTGGGAGAATCCCGAATCCAAGGAGTGCGGGCTGCATGTCAAGGCCTGA
- a CDS encoding HDOD domain-containing protein, protein MNAVSDETQLERMLNGVDIPPCPAVLIEIDAELRKEAPDQREIARLISKDVALSGHVMLIANSPAFSTGHKLGSIIQALNVLGTRQVFNLVVSQLLKIALSGKPEVPMDRFWESSAQTARVSAELAKRLCCVRPDVAYTFGLFHDCGIPLLMKRFPQTRDVLAEANASEELTFTQVEERHLGTNHAVVGYFLARRWHLPADVTEAILHHHDYSVLGESGTASQTVRALIAVSVLADHISRLHAQGNGEQEWAKAAPVACQFFGLSLGAVDDLIEDALEWLA, encoded by the coding sequence ATGAATGCAGTGAGCGACGAGACGCAGTTGGAAAGAATGCTGAATGGGGTGGATATTCCGCCCTGTCCGGCCGTTCTGATCGAGATTGATGCCGAACTGAGGAAGGAAGCGCCGGATCAACGCGAGATTGCGCGTCTGATCAGCAAGGATGTGGCACTTTCCGGTCATGTCATGCTGATTGCCAATTCACCTGCTTTTTCCACCGGGCACAAATTGGGTTCCATCATCCAGGCGCTCAATGTGTTGGGTACCCGCCAGGTTTTCAATCTGGTCGTTTCGCAATTGCTGAAAATTGCGTTGTCCGGCAAACCGGAAGTGCCGATGGACCGTTTCTGGGAGTCCTCGGCCCAGACCGCCCGGGTTTCGGCCGAATTGGCCAAGCGACTGTGCTGCGTTCGGCCGGATGTTGCCTATACCTTCGGCCTCTTTCACGATTGCGGCATTCCGCTGCTCATGAAGCGCTTCCCGCAAACCCGGGACGTATTGGCAGAGGCCAATGCTTCCGAGGAACTGACCTTTACCCAGGTCGAGGAACGCCATCTTGGCACTAATCATGCTGTGGTCGGTTATTTCCTGGCCCGCCGTTGGCATTTGCCGGCCGACGTTACCGAGGCGATCCTGCATCATCACGATTACTCGGTGCTCGGCGAGTCCGGAACAGCCTCCCAGACGGTGCGCGCCCTGATCGCGGTGTCGGTGCTGGCCGATCACATCAGCCGCCTGCATGCCCAGGGTAATGGCGAGCAGGAATGGGCCAAGGCGGCGCCGGTCGCCTGCCAGTTCTTCGGCCTGTCGCTGGGCGCGGTCGATGACCTGATCGAGGATGCCCTCGAGTGGCTGGCCTGA
- a CDS encoding DUF934 domain-containing protein, with amino-acid sequence MAQLIKNNAVTADTWKTLELAEGETPESVALPDGDIIFPFAVWQTRKAEIISRHKRIGLLLNSDDRVEDVAADLDYFIVIAVDFPKFVDGRGYSTASLLRQRYGYQGELRAVGDVLHDQLFFMRRVGFDSYALKDGKDVVHALQAGFSSFSDGYQASTSQPQPYFRRRA; translated from the coding sequence ATGGCTCAACTGATCAAGAACAATGCCGTGACGGCCGACACCTGGAAAACCCTGGAACTGGCCGAAGGCGAAACCCCGGAAAGCGTGGCGCTCCCCGACGGCGACATCATCTTCCCGTTTGCCGTCTGGCAGACGCGCAAGGCCGAGATCATCTCCCGCCACAAACGCATCGGCCTGCTGCTGAATAGCGATGATCGTGTCGAGGACGTCGCCGCCGACCTCGACTACTTCATCGTCATCGCCGTCGACTTCCCGAAATTCGTCGATGGCCGGGGCTACTCGACGGCCAGCCTGCTGCGCCAGCGCTACGGCTATCAGGGCGAACTGCGCGCCGTCGGCGACGTGCTGCACGACCAGTTGTTCTTCATGCGTCGCGTCGGCTTCGACAGCTACGCCCTGAAGGATGGCAAGGATGTAGTCCATGCGTTGCAAGCCGGTTTCTCCAGCTTCAGCGACGGCTACCAGGCCTCGACCAGCCAGCCGCAACCCTATTTCCGCCGCCGCGCCTGA